Part of the Candidatus Woesearchaeota archaeon genome, CAGGGCTGTTAGTGGAAGGCCAAGTTTCTGATAGTAAACTGGAAAAGATTATTGAAGTCTCAAAAACAAGAATGAAGAAATTATCAGAGGTTGTGGATCTAACAGATTTTTTCTTTAAAGATAAATTAAAATACGATAAAAATTTATTAGCTTGGCAAAAAATGGGAAACAGTGATATAAAAGAATCTTTAGAGTATTCGGTAAAAATATTGTCTGAAATTAAAAATTGGGATTTAAATATAATACAAGAAAAATTATTTGAAGAAGTCGTAAAATTTAATTTAGATAAAAATTATCCGGAGAAAAATAGGGGATATCTGCTTTGGCCATTAAGAGTTGCTTTATCTGGAAAACAAGCATCGGCTGGTCCATTTGAAATTGCTGATATTTTAGGCAGAGAAAAAACTTTGCAAAGAATAAAAGAGGCAATAAGACTTCTTGCATAGTTTATTGTGCGACAAAAATAATAAAAAATATGAACGAAAAAGGATTTATAAAAAATATTGTTATTATAGCCGTGCTTTTGCTAGTAGTTTTTTTAAGCCAACAGCCTTATTTTAAAAAATATGGCAATGATTTATATTTAAAGGCAAAACCGCGAATTGAAGTATATTTGACAAAAGCAACAGATTGGATAAAAAATAACGTCTATCCAAGGGTGAGTGGGGAAGTGGAGCAGAAAAGCGCGGTAATACAGCAAGAAATTAATAAACAAAAAAATAATATTATGCAAAATACTTGGGAAAAAATAAAAGATTATTTTGCAAATATTTTCTCAAAAGTTTCCGGCACATCTGTAAAGTAGGCAAGGCATTGACATGGTATTTATAGAGAGTTATTGTTAGTATATAGTATGTCGCAAAATGTAGGTAAACCGAAGTAATATATAGTATAATAGGGCAATAAGGCCTAACTTATGAAAAAGTCATCAAAACCATTAAAAGAACACTTGCTAGACTTTTTGGATTATTGTGAGGTTGAAAAAGGTTTGCGCAATAATACTCAGGAAAATTACAAAAAATATCTTGAAAAGTTTTTTTATTGGCTAAACCATACTAAAAATAGCTCCCTACTTCCCCACCAACTGACCGCAGAACACATTTGGACCTATAGATTGTTCCTATCTCGCACCCCAAGTCCGGCTACGGGTAAATTGCTGTCTAAAGGTACTCAAAACTACTATCTTGTCGCTTTAAGAGGCTTTTTAGCCTATTTTGTGGCAAAAGACATACTTTCACTACCCCCAGGTAAAATAACCCTTCCTAAGGCCGATAAAGCCCAAAAAACGGTTAAATTTCTTAGTTTAGAGCAGATTGGCAAGCTTTTGGTTTCAGTTGAGTCAAAAGACGCTATTTCTATTCGCGATAGAGCTATTTTGGAGAGCTTTTTTTCAACCGGTTTGCGTATTGCAGAATTGGTATCTTTAAATCTTGAGCAGTTTAACAGTTTAAAAGAAAAAAAAGATATGGAGCTTGGTGTTATTGGTAAAGGTGGTAAACCG contains:
- a CDS encoding tyrosine-type recombinase/integrase, which gives rise to MKKSSKPLKEHLLDFLDYCEVEKGLRNNTQENYKKYLEKFFYWLNHTKNSSLLPHQLTAEHIWTYRLFLSRTPSPATGKLLSKGTQNYYLVALRGFLAYFVAKDILSLPPGKITLPKADKAQKTVKFLSLEQIGKLLVSVESKDAISIRDRAILESFFSTGLRIAELVSLNLEQFNSLKEKKDMELGVIGKGGKPRVVYFSERALNFIKKYLQIRNGIENANTKALFINFRDTKGENDSRLTPRSIERMVKKYALLSGIPVFTTPHTLRHSYATDLLNQGVDLRSIQEFLGHSNIATTQIYTHVTNKRLRDIHHQFHSDPDKK